One part of the Coffea eugenioides isolate CCC68of chromosome 10, Ceug_1.0, whole genome shotgun sequence genome encodes these proteins:
- the LOC113750156 gene encoding protein SYM1-like translates to MRLANSVVNHFTKRTFIQHSQQQRQRQRRCFSKFLPAKKIPQCRSTPQPSTTIRVPSQTPCRNSVIFFSFLHKSYYSSSSSSGNRKMGFLSWYLSMLDSRPILTKSISCSLIYAAADITSQMITMPPSGSLDLVRTSRMAGYGLVILGPAQHIWFNFIAWCLPKRDLITTLKKLVIGQLVFGPFVTSVFYSFNAAMQGETASEITARLKRDVLPTLLNGLMFWPLCDFFTYKIIPVHLQPLMNSSFSYIWTIYLTYMASLQRAVAN, encoded by the exons atgaGATTAGCTAATTCTGTAGTAAATCATTTTACCAAACGAACCTTTATCCAACACTCTCAACAACAGCGACAACGACAGCGTCGTTGCTTTTCTAAATTTCTGCCAGCCAAAAAAATCCCACAATGCCGAAGCACACCACAACCAAGTACTACCATTAGGGTTCCTTCTCAAACCCCTTGTCGAAATTCAGTGATATTTTTTTCGTTCCTTCACAAGTCATACtattcatcatcatcttcatcggGGAATCGAAAGATGGGTTTTCTTTCTTGGTATTTGTCAATGCTGGATTCGCGGCCCATTCTTACAAAGAGCATATCTTGTTCTCTGATCTATGCAGCTGCTGACATTACTTCCCAG ATGATTACAATGCCACCTTCAGGTTCACTGGATTTAGTAAGGACATCAAGGATGGCTGGGTATGGGCTGGTTATACTAGGTCCTGCACAGCATATATGGTTTAACTTTATAGCTTGGTGTCTTCCCAAACGGGATCTCATCACGACACTGAAGAAGCTCGTAATCGGCCAGCTTGTCTTTGGACCTTTCGTTACTTCTGTTTTCTATTCATTTAATGCAGCCATGCAAG GTGAAACTGCGAGTGAGATTACTGCCAGATTGAAGCGAGACGTGCTCCCAACATTGTTGAATGGCCTTATGTTCTGGCCATTATGTGATTTCTTCACATACAAAATTATTCCAGTCCATTTACAG CCATTGATGAACAGCTCCTTTTCATACATCTGGACTATATATTTGACCTACATGGCAAGCTTGCAGAGGGCAGTTGCTAATTAG
- the LOC113749645 gene encoding uncharacterized protein LOC113749645 codes for MKNFGSWVLFLVTSTGFLCFAFSTESSITSSSPGLVLDQLGSDITVTIQSRKLKEYTASTYKDETGHAELDDYRPIDPAPNSKASIRPGPIQHGTPLMPYIPKPSPPPGHQKEGGFP; via the exons ATGAAAAACTTTGGTTCATGGGTTCTGTTCTTGGTGACTTCGACAGGTTTTTTATGCTTTGCTTTCTCGACTGAGAGCAGCATCACCTCATCAAGTCCCG GTTTGGTTCTCGATCAACTTGGGAGTGATATAACAGTGACTATCCAGAGTAGGAAGTTAAAG GAGTACACTGCAAGTACTTATAAGGATGAAACAGGCCATGCAGAGCTTGATGATTACCGTCCAATCGATCCAGCTCCTAATTCAAAGGCTTCCATAAGACCTGGGCCTATCCAACATGGTACTCCTCTCATGCCTTACATCCCCAAGCCTTCTCCTCCCCCTGGTCACCAGAAAGAAGGCGGCTTCCCTTAA
- the LOC113748607 gene encoding QWRF motif-containing protein 2-like gives MVATISAKTPNPKLSSEFSYKNSTSRIDSSNVRLNPKRPPLLPSEAENGPAGQLRRPKSREVTSRYLSSSSTSSSSSISTSSSSNSGNSISSRRSASPMVSRTTTTTAMTPTPQNYLRRAQSAERRRPVTPKPSSVEMSSAAKLLLTSKRSLSVSFQGESFSMSASKAKQAPAPASASAQAVIGAGSARRGTPERRKPTPVKDRMENSSFKPNDQQRWPGRSKPGNSSFLTRSLDFGAAADKSRFNGSSNDVKSMQKSSIDADNRLKAEKRLEPATKDVELEKKAEVVANGTSALSNAATDAAPSDSESVSSGSTTGLQECGNLAQSRGGPRGIIVPARFWQETNNRLRRVPEPGSPLSKHNGSKIKNVSKLIGAKKSFNDTPVSSPRVISGYVSPLRAGPRPSSPNRSLNSSINSAFRGMTSPMRMRNGVASMLSNDVCSTPSILSFAADIRRGKVGENRIEDAHELRLLYNRQLQWRFANARAEAAQLVRTETAERSLYNAWVTVSKLRYSVKSKRMELQLLSQNLRLFTILNDQVPYLDNWDMIERDHCSALSGAIEALESSTVRLPVGGGARADIQDVKNAVYSAIDVMQGMASSICSLLPKVEQVNKWICELARLVANERNLIEQSRDHLSKLTEMEVKDCSLRAHILQLRRLHPVLTTKD, from the exons ATGGTGGCTACTATTTCTGCTAAAACACCAAACCCTAAGCTCTCATCAGAATTCTCGTATAAGAATAGTACTAGTAGAATTGATAGTAGTAATGTCCGGCTAAATCCAAAGAGACCTCCATTGCTACCTTCGGAAGCTGAAAATGGACCTGCTGGCCAGCTACGGCGGCCGAAATCCAGAGAGGTTACGTCACGGTACTTATCGTCTTCGTCCACgtcatcatcttcttcaattTCGACGTCGTCGTCTTCGAACTCAGGAAATTCCATTTCCTCGCGCCGGTCGGCTTCGCCGATGGTGTCAAGGACTACGACAACGACGGCGATGACTCCAACGCCGCAGAATTACCTGCGTCGGGCGCAGTCTGCGGAGCGTCGGAGGCCGGTCACTCCAAAGCCTTCGTCGGTGGAGATGTCCAGTGCTGCGAAGCTACTTCTGACGTCGAAGAGGAGTTTGTCTGTGTCGTTTCAAGGTGAATCGTTTTCGATGTCGGCAAGTAAGGCGAAGCAGGCTCCCGCTCCGGCATCGGCTTCTGCTCAGGCGGTTATTGGTGCGGGTAGCGCGAGGAGAGGTACACCGGAGAGGAGGAAACCGACGCCAGTGAAGGATCGGATGGAAAATTCAAGTTTTAAACCTAATGATCAGCAGCGATGGCCTGGGAGATCGAAGCCTGGGAATTCGAGTTTTTTGACTCGGAGCTTGGATTTTGGCGCTGCTGCTGATAAATCCAGATTCAATGGATCTTCGAATGATGTTAAATCAATGCAAAAATCTTCAATCGATGCTGACAATAGACTTAAAGCTGAAAAAAGATTGGAGCCAGCTACGAAAGATGTTGAGCTGGAGAAGAAAGCTGAGGTTGTTGCTAACGGGACTTCAGCTTTATCAAATGCTGCTACAGATGCGGCGCCTTCAGATAGTGAGAGTGTTTCTTCAGGGAGTACTACAGGTTTACAGGAATGTGGGAATTTGGCTCAATCACGAGGAGGCCCACGTGGCATTATCGTGCCTGCGAGATTTTGGCAAGAGACAAACAATAGGCTCCGAAGAGTGCCGGAGCCTGGTTCGCCACTGTCAAAACATAATggatcaaaaattaaaaatgtttCAAAGTTAATTGGTGCAAAAAAATCTTTTAACGATACCCCTGTGTCATCTCCTCGAGTAATTTCGGGGTATGTATCTCCTCTTCGAGCTGGCCCAAGGCCATCATCACCAAATAGGAGTTTGAATTCATCTATCAATTCTGCATTTAGAGGGATGACTAGTCCAATGAGGATGAGAAATGGTGTTGCAAGTATGTTGAGTAATGATGTATGTAGCACGCCGTCTATTTTGAGTTTTGCTGCTGATATTAGAAGAGGGAAGGTGGGGGAGAACAGAATCGAAGATGCACATGAATTGAGGTTATTGTATAATAGGCAGTTGCAGTGGCGATTTGCAAATGCTAGAGCAGAGGCTGCTCAATTGGTTCGGACTGAGACAGCAGAG AGAAGTCTGTATAATGCCTGGGTGACTGTCTCAAAATTGCGGTATTCTGTCAAATCAAAAAGAATGGAGCTGCAACTACTGAGTCAGAATCTGAGGCTATTCACCATCCTTAATGATCAA GTTCCATATCTGGACAACTGGGACATGATTGAGAGAGATCATTGCTCTGCTTTGTCAGGGGCTATAGAAGCTTTGGAATCTAGCACTGTGCGTCTTCCAGTTGGTGGTGGTGCCAGG GCAGACATTCAGGATGTTAAAAATGCTGTTTATTCAGCTATTGATGTGATGCAAGGAATGGCATCCTCCATATGCTCTTTGCTCCCAAAG GTTGAGCAAGTCAACAAATGGATCTGCGAACTTGCAAGATTGGTAGCAAATGAGCGCAATCTGATTGAGCAATCCAGAGATCATTTGTCAAAGTTAACAGAGATGGAG GTGAAGGACTGTAGCCTCAGAGCACACATTCTGCAATTAAGACGTTTGCATCCTGTCTTAACAACCAAAGACTAA
- the LOC113748748 gene encoding uncharacterized protein LOC113748748, producing MINEMLHVVFLKCIQRASCLLTEPDRRMEEILKTTATERDRKHHDYAFDPDYHSDEMRKIQMKSSSTKNIRKVRCLRSRCMSKVKSKLTSCYVYLNLQYFG from the exons ATGATAAATGAAATGCTCCATGTAGTCTTTCTTAAGTGTATTCAACGTGCATCTTGTTTACTCACAGAACCAGATCGTCGAATGGAAGAAATCTTGAAGACAACGGCCACAGAAAGAGACAGGAAGCACCATGATTATGCCTTTGATCCAGATTATCATTCAG ACGAGATGAGGAAAATACAGATGAAAAGTTCTTCAACAAAGAATATTAGAAAGGTAAGATGTTTGAGATCAAGGTGTATGTCTAAGGTGAAGAGCAAGTTAACTTCCTGTTACGTTTACTTAAATCTACAATATTTCGGTTAA
- the LOC113750067 gene encoding LOB domain-containing protein 38-like, which yields MSCNGCRVLRRGCSDKCALRPCLGWIPTPQAQANATLFVSKFFGRSDLMSFITAVPDSKKPALFQSLLYEACGRTVNPVSGAVGLLSTGNWPVCEAAVETVLAGGTLRPMNGVGVLSPDSNEASEAFCNSGGLWRVQPPFFMHGSDGDEMMVEFESDQNMSASASFRSSEASDVWGSFGSCGIEGVGGKEPKLLNLFV from the exons atGAGCTGCAATGGATGTAGAGTTCTCCGAAGAGGATGCAGCGACAAATGCGCCCTTAGGCCCTGTTTGGGCTGGATCCCCACTCCCCAAGCTCAAGCCAACGCCACTCTTTTCGTCTCCAAGTTCTTCGGCCGCAGTGATCTCATGTCCTTCATCACCGCCGTCCCCGACTCCAAAAAACCTG CTTTATTTCAGTCGCTGTTATATGAAGCATGTGGTCGTACGGTGAATCCGGTGAGCGGAGCGGTAGGGCTATTGTCGACTGGGAACTGGCCAGTGTGTGAAGCGGCGGTGGAAACAGTCCTCGCCGGCGGAACGTTGCGGCCTATGAACGGTGTCGGAGTATTGAGTCCTGATTCGAATGAAGCCTCGGAAGCATTCTGTAACAGCGGCGGCTTGTGGAGAGTTCAACCGCCGTTTTTCATGCATGGATCGGACGGTGATGAAATGATGGTTGAATTTGAATCTGATCAGAATATGTCTGCGTCGGCCTCGTTTCGGTCGTCGGAGGCGTCTGACGTGTGGGGGAGTTTTGGAAGCTGTGGTATTGAAGGAGTTGGTGGAAAAGAGCCAAAGCTTTTGAATCTTTTTGTGTaa
- the LOC113749486 gene encoding zinc finger protein ZAT10 — protein sequence MALEALNSPTTPTPSFPFDNPSLRHLTEPWAKGKRSKRPRSLDHPQPTEEEYLALCLIMLARGGKVNFNLPSSFPSSSSSSTAAAAAPKASLPPPPPHVSTSSDVPKLLYKCSVCNKAFGSYQALGGHKASHRKLPSGGGDDQPSTSTTTVTTTSTSGVGAGGSGRTHECSICHKCFPSGQALGGHKRCHYEGTIGGGSSGGHSGLTSSEGAGSTNTNSHRDFDLNLPALPEFWSTEDEVESPHPAKKSRFNLPIKVENIKY from the coding sequence ATGGCTCTGGAAGCATTGAACTCTCCCACTACACCTACTCCTTCCTTCCCCTTCGACAACCCAAGCCTCCGCCATCTAACGGAGCCATGGGCTAAGGGAAAAAGATCAAAACGACCGCGTAGCCTTGACCATCCACAGCCCACTGAGGAAGAGTATCTAGCTCTCTGCCTAATTATGCTCGCTCGCGGTGGCAAAGTAAACTTCAACCTCCCTTCTTCCTTTccctcttcttcctcctcctccacgGCTGCAGCAGCGGCGCCAAAGGCCTCTTTGCCGCCTCCGCCGCCTCATGTTTCGACTTCCTCGGATGTTCCTAAGCTCTTGTACAAGTGTTCGGTTTGTAACAAGGCTTTTGGGTCGTACCAAGCTCTAGGTGGGCACAAAGCTAGTCATAGGAAGCTTCCTAGCGGTGGCGGCGATGACCAGCCGTCCACCTCCACCACTACGGTGACTACTACTAGTACTAGCGGCGTCGGCGCTGGCGGTAGCGGGAGGACTCATGAGTGCTCTATTTGTCATAAGTGCTTCCCTTCTGGACAGGCTCTGGGAGGCCACAAGCGGTGCCACTATGAAGGCACAATTGGCGGCGGCAGCAGCGGCGGACACAGCGGACTTACTTCATCTGAAGGGGCGGGGTCAACTAATACCAACAGCCACCGGGACTTTGACTTGAACTTGCCTGCGTTGCCGGAGTTTTGGTCCACTGAAGATGAGGTCGAGAGCCCTCATCCCGCAAAAAAATCTCGCTTCAATTTGCCAATTAAAGTGGAGAACATTAAATACTAG